In Pedobacter sp. WC2423, the following are encoded in one genomic region:
- a CDS encoding TonB-dependent receptor encodes MKNYCANFLFVTFTICTTIFQLNAQTPAIGKLTGKVVDIQNNETVPFATAILINRKTKATVKVAQTNVDGALLMNDIPAGVFTFKISYVGYQTMVRDSVAITKNQRIINLGTIKMKASKGNVLSEVTISGKKSPIQLGIDKKVFSVDQSLVSEGGSAGDLLQNVPSVQTDVDGNVSLRGSTGVKVLIDGKPSLIAGGNIAQVLASIPASSIETVEVITNPSSKYDAEGQSGIINIVLKKNTKLGFNGNVALTAGNRDNYNGNISLSFQNKKINIYGNYGYRYGNRPGGGYNNIQYLNRKDSLAYADQLSRMESEDKSHNLKTGLDYYLTDKDILSFSGGFNSRINNRKEFLDINKYATGRVPLEFSKRVNTNDGSGHSYDLNLDYSHKFKPNQELTFDFGYSTGTNDNFQVYNTSVNSLNGVPASSAADILNNTNDGTNKNYNIQLDYTMPLGKLGKIETGYRSQIRFSDANTVAKRFDNATGSYVDNLPLSNDFDSKDQVHALYLNYQNQIRNFGYQLGLRAEDALLNTNSGGYDQSGVFATAPARIAYKRLYPSVYLTQKFTGEQQIQLSYTRRVNRPRPWDTNPFIDYSDPLNWRKGNPNLLPEDVHSFELGYSKFWSKVTLISSVYLRQTNDLIQRVRSVPDADGVIITTPENLTKDLSSGLEFIAKVDALKVWNFTGNLNVYHSKIDGVPAFGIQGNSGFSWNANLTNNFVLPHSITLQVRVDYNSSQVLAQGTRKAMYGIDGGAKYDFKGKKASLSLNVRDIFNTRKFGMLTQDANSIINFQRYQQGPMGNLTFSYRFGKTSFMKKGKKVEQQESKPDEGSF; translated from the coding sequence ATGAAGAACTATTGCGCAAATTTTCTATTCGTAACTTTCACTATTTGTACTACAATTTTTCAACTAAATGCACAAACTCCTGCTATTGGTAAACTTACTGGAAAAGTAGTAGACATCCAAAATAATGAAACAGTTCCTTTTGCTACAGCGATATTAATTAACAGAAAAACAAAAGCTACTGTAAAGGTTGCACAAACTAATGTTGATGGCGCTTTGCTGATGAATGATATTCCTGCGGGAGTTTTCACTTTTAAGATCAGTTATGTGGGCTACCAGACAATGGTCAGGGATTCAGTCGCAATCACTAAAAATCAGCGGATAATTAACCTGGGTACGATAAAAATGAAGGCGTCCAAAGGTAATGTGCTGAGTGAGGTCACAATTTCGGGAAAGAAAAGCCCTATACAGCTGGGTATTGACAAAAAGGTTTTTTCTGTAGATCAGAGTCTGGTTAGTGAGGGCGGGTCTGCTGGTGATTTACTACAGAATGTACCTTCTGTACAAACGGATGTTGACGGGAATGTGAGTTTAAGGGGTTCAACCGGCGTGAAGGTTTTAATTGATGGTAAACCTTCTTTAATTGCGGGTGGAAATATTGCACAGGTACTGGCTTCTATTCCGGCAAGCTCCATTGAAACGGTAGAGGTGATCACAAATCCGTCTTCAAAGTATGATGCGGAGGGCCAGTCTGGTATTATTAACATTGTGCTGAAGAAAAATACGAAGTTAGGTTTCAATGGAAATGTAGCTTTAACAGCTGGAAACAGGGATAACTACAATGGAAATATAAGTTTAAGTTTCCAGAATAAGAAGATCAATATTTACGGAAATTATGGGTACCGTTATGGTAACCGCCCTGGTGGTGGCTATAATAATATTCAGTATCTGAACCGTAAGGATTCCTTGGCTTATGCGGATCAGCTGAGCAGAATGGAGTCTGAGGATAAGAGTCATAATTTAAAGACGGGGTTGGATTATTATCTGACTGACAAAGATATTTTAAGTTTTTCGGGTGGTTTCAATAGCAGGATTAATAACCGTAAGGAGTTTCTGGATATTAACAAGTATGCGACCGGAAGGGTTCCCTTGGAGTTCAGCAAAAGGGTAAACACAAATGATGGAAGTGGTCATAGTTATGATTTAAATTTAGATTACAGCCATAAGTTTAAGCCGAACCAGGAGCTGACTTTCGATTTTGGATATTCTACGGGCACGAATGATAATTTCCAGGTTTATAATACTTCGGTTAATAGTTTGAATGGGGTTCCTGCTTCTTCAGCTGCGGATATATTGAACAATACGAATGATGGAACGAACAAGAATTATAATATCCAGCTGGATTATACCATGCCTTTAGGGAAATTAGGAAAAATTGAAACTGGTTACAGAAGCCAGATCAGGTTTTCTGATGCAAATACGGTGGCCAAAAGATTTGATAATGCTACGGGTTCTTATGTGGATAATCTTCCTTTATCGAATGATTTTGATAGTAAGGACCAGGTGCATGCGCTTTATTTAAATTATCAGAACCAGATCAGGAATTTTGGTTATCAGCTTGGTTTAAGGGCTGAGGATGCATTATTGAATACAAATTCTGGTGGGTATGATCAGTCGGGTGTGTTTGCGACTGCGCCTGCAAGGATTGCTTATAAAAGATTATATCCGAGTGTTTATTTAACGCAGAAGTTTACTGGTGAGCAGCAGATCCAGCTGAGTTATACAAGAAGGGTAAACAGACCGAGACCGTGGGATACGAATCCGTTTATTGATTATTCTGATCCGCTGAACTGGCGCAAGGGTAATCCGAATTTGTTGCCGGAGGATGTACATTCTTTTGAGTTGGGGTACAGCAAGTTCTGGTCTAAGGTAACTTTGATTTCGAGCGTTTATTTGAGACAGACGAATGATTTGATTCAAAGGGTAAGGTCTGTGCCTGATGCGGATGGGGTAATTATCACAACTCCTGAGAATTTAACGAAGGATCTTTCGAGTGGTTTGGAGTTTATTGCAAAGGTGGATGCGTTAAAGGTGTGGAATTTTACGGGAAATTTAAATGTTTATCATAGTAAGATTGATGGGGTTCCGGCTTTTGGTATCCAGGGTAATTCCGGGTTCAGCTGGAATGCGAATCTGACAAATAATTTTGTGTTACCGCATAGTATCACGTTACAGGTAAGGGTGGATTATAATTCTTCGCAGGTACTGGCACAGGGGACGAGAAAGGCAATGTATGGTATTGATGGGGGTGCAAAGTATGATTTTAAAGGGAAAAAGGCTTCTCTTAGTTTGAATGTAAGAGATATTTTTAACACGAGAAAGTTTGGAATGTTAACACAGGATGCGAATTCTATTATTAATTTTCAAAGGTATCAGCAGGGACCAATGGGGAATCTGACGTTTTCTTATAGATTCGGGAAAACTAGTTTTATGAAGAAGGGTAAGAAGGTGGAGCAGCAGGAGAGTAAGCCTGATGAAGGTTCCTTTTAA
- a CDS encoding thioredoxin family protein yields MSNYSNIFVNEGLTYSKYRDLIDSLLKSNKTTGEDHSEAMLHYSKMNVQRMSRVDKTGVLNEAFVQAIEKLEKNYQLLVISEGWCGDAAQIVPLFEKMVKFAPEKFALRFVLRDQNLPLIDAHLTHGGRAIPVLLLLDANGELISKWGPRPEVLQHLLGEWKNETSDMFELAERLHLWYAKDRTQTTQLELTALITNLEN; encoded by the coding sequence ATGAGTAATTACAGTAATATTTTTGTGAATGAAGGATTAACTTATTCCAAGTATAGGGATTTGATAGATTCTCTTCTTAAAAGCAATAAAACAACAGGCGAAGATCACAGCGAAGCCATGCTGCACTATAGCAAGATGAATGTTCAGCGAATGAGCAGAGTCGATAAGACTGGGGTGCTCAATGAAGCTTTCGTACAAGCTATTGAAAAGCTGGAAAAAAACTATCAGCTGCTGGTGATTTCCGAAGGATGGTGTGGAGATGCCGCACAGATCGTTCCCTTATTCGAGAAGATGGTAAAATTTGCACCAGAAAAATTTGCATTGCGTTTTGTGCTCAGAGATCAAAATCTGCCGCTGATAGATGCACACCTCACACACGGAGGCCGGGCTATTCCAGTTTTACTCTTACTGGACGCAAACGGCGAATTGATTTCCAAATGGGGCCCAAGGCCGGAAGTGCTGCAACACCTGTTAGGAGAATGGAAAAATGAAACCTCAGATATGTTTGAACTGGCAGAGCGCTTGCACCTGTGGTATGCCAAAGACAGAACACAAACGACTCAGCTGGAGTTGACTGCATTGATCACCAACCTGGAAAACTAG
- a CDS encoding ATP-dependent Clp protease adaptor ClpS, giving the protein MSTETKEETFTLEEILTSLKTSHRLILWNDDVNTFDHVIYCMTKYLDYTDSQAEKIAWEVHNKGKCAVLEGSFTEMEVYRKILQQEGLTVTVD; this is encoded by the coding sequence ATGTCAACAGAAACAAAGGAAGAAACATTTACACTGGAAGAGATTTTAACCTCCCTTAAAACCTCGCATAGGCTTATTTTATGGAATGATGATGTAAATACTTTTGATCATGTAATCTATTGTATGACAAAATACCTTGATTATACAGATTCGCAGGCAGAGAAAATTGCCTGGGAAGTCCATAATAAAGGTAAGTGTGCTGTACTGGAAGGTTCTTTCACTGAAATGGAAGTTTACCGTAAAATACTTCAGCAGGAAGGATTAACGGTAACTGTAGACTAG
- a CDS encoding SDR family oxidoreductase, translating to MYNQPMLRDDALKGKTIVVTGGGTGLGKAMGTYFLKLGANLVITSRKADVLQKTADELEKETGGKVLAVTCDVRDYEQVENVLAETLKTFGRADSLLNNAAGNFISPTERLSANAFSTVIDIVLKGSVNCTLAFGKHWIKEKQAASILNIVTTYAFTGSAFVVPSACAKGGVLAMTRSLAVEWGKYGIRTNAIAPGPFPTKGAWERLLPGDLAEKFDFKNRVPLKRVGEHQELANLAAFLVSDFSGYINGEVISIDGGEWLQGAGQFNGLEAIPGEMWDAFEQMTRSAKGS from the coding sequence ATGTACAATCAACCGATGTTAAGAGATGATGCTTTAAAGGGCAAAACAATTGTAGTTACAGGTGGCGGTACAGGGCTTGGTAAAGCAATGGGCACCTATTTCCTGAAGCTTGGTGCCAATTTGGTCATCACCAGCCGCAAAGCTGATGTGTTACAAAAAACGGCAGATGAGCTGGAAAAAGAAACAGGTGGCAAGGTACTGGCAGTAACTTGTGATGTACGTGATTATGAACAGGTAGAAAATGTACTGGCAGAAACGCTTAAAACTTTTGGACGCGCAGATAGTCTGCTGAATAATGCGGCAGGAAATTTCATCTCTCCTACGGAGCGTTTATCGGCTAATGCCTTCTCTACGGTTATAGATATTGTTTTAAAAGGGTCGGTAAATTGTACGCTTGCTTTTGGTAAGCACTGGATTAAAGAGAAACAGGCAGCAAGCATTTTAAACATCGTAACGACTTATGCTTTTACAGGTTCCGCATTCGTTGTGCCTTCGGCTTGTGCTAAGGGTGGAGTACTGGCGATGACCCGTTCTCTTGCGGTTGAGTGGGGAAAATATGGGATCAGGACGAATGCAATTGCGCCTGGCCCTTTCCCAACCAAGGGAGCATGGGAACGTTTGCTTCCTGGAGACCTGGCAGAGAAGTTTGATTTCAAAAACCGTGTTCCGCTGAAACGTGTGGGGGAACATCAGGAACTTGCAAACCTTGCTGCTTTCCTGGTGAGTGATTTCTCAGGATACATCAATGGAGAAGTGATCAGTATAGATGGTGGAGAGTGGTTACAGGGCGCAGGTCAGTTCAATGGTCTGGAAGCTATCCCTGGCGAAATGTGGGATGCATTTGAGCAAATGACAAGATCAGCTAAAGGCAGCTAA
- a CDS encoding enoyl-CoA hydratase/isomerase family protein — MNTINVTIKDRLALITLNRGKSNALNREMITELTDMLHNIANDDNIGGVIIAGRENFFSAGLDLIELYGYNEEEAESFWHLFLAFIAKITAFKKPMVAAINGHSPAGGCVIALACDARVMAEGKFIIGLNEVPVGIIVPESIFSLYAFWLGKGHATRSLLEGKLFSPEEALNIGLVDELVNQDSIMTASERRIRKYMALEPNTWQQSKLNIRKELIAATSADQSEALKVMLAQWWSPATRNILKMIIDNLQKK; from the coding sequence ATGAACACAATTAATGTGACAATAAAAGACCGTTTAGCACTGATTACGCTTAACCGCGGTAAATCTAATGCGCTAAACAGGGAAATGATCACTGAGCTGACCGATATGCTCCATAATATTGCAAATGATGACAATATAGGCGGAGTAATCATTGCAGGCCGCGAGAACTTCTTTTCTGCCGGACTTGATTTAATTGAACTGTATGGTTACAATGAAGAAGAAGCAGAATCTTTCTGGCATTTATTCCTGGCATTCATTGCTAAAATCACCGCTTTTAAGAAGCCTATGGTTGCTGCAATCAATGGTCATTCTCCTGCAGGAGGCTGTGTGATTGCTTTAGCTTGTGATGCAAGGGTAATGGCTGAAGGCAAATTTATTATTGGTTTGAATGAAGTTCCTGTCGGAATTATTGTTCCTGAAAGCATTTTCAGCCTGTATGCTTTCTGGCTGGGCAAAGGTCATGCGACCAGAAGCTTATTAGAAGGCAAGTTATTCAGCCCTGAAGAGGCGCTGAATATTGGCCTGGTGGATGAACTGGTAAATCAGGATAGCATCATGACTGCTTCGGAACGCAGAATTAGAAAATATATGGCACTGGAGCCAAATACCTGGCAGCAGAGTAAGCTGAATATCAGAAAAGAGCTGATTGCAGCAACTTCTGCGGATCAGTCTGAGGCCTTAAAAGTTATGCTTGCACAATGGTGGTCTCCGGCTACGAGAAATATTTTGAAAATGATTATTGATAACCTTCAAAAGAAATAA